ATAAAGCTCTTCAAAACAAATTTCATAATCCTTCACAGCATCCTCATTGGCAGTCGCTTTATTCTTCCCAATATTTCCGCCAACAATCACATCAGACTTTCTTTTCTTAAGTCTCTCCACAGAAGCTTTTACTCCTTCATTATTAAAACCCATTCTATTGATAACTGCTCTGTCATCGACTAGCCTGAACAGTCTAGGCTGAGGATTTCCCGGTTGTCCAACAGGGGTTACGGTGCCTATTTCAATAAAACCAAAGCCAACATTGGAAAGCTCATCAATCATGGCTGCGTCTTTGTCAAATCCCGCTGCTAATCCTACAGGGTTTTTGAACTTGATGCCAAACACTTCTCTCTCCAAGCGCTTATCCTCCACTTTGTAAATACTTCTCATAACAGAAGACACTCCGGGAACAGCATTGGCGAATTTCAACAACTTCACTGTGAAGTGATGCGCTTTTTCCGCTGTCATTCTAAACAATATTGGCTTGACGAGTTGATTGTACACTTTATTTATTTTTTTAGTTTATAATTAATATTTATCACGATTAGTTTTTTATGGCTTTCTTGATCATCCTCCTTTGTATTCCCTCCAGAGGGAAATAAAATGGTATAAAAAATCAATCGTGATAATGACTATTATCTAAGAGATATAAAAAAAGCCACTCAACAGTGGCTTCAAATTAATTGCTTTCTTCTTCAGACTCTTCAGAAGCTTCGTTGTCTTCGGCCTTTTTCACAAAAGCTTCAGCATCGATATTCAATAGAATCTTATACCAGCTTACCAACTTCTTGATATCTGAGAAATAAACTCTCTCTTGATCATGATCAGGAAGGATGTGAAGCATAAAAGATCTTAACTCCTCGTTAGAAGATGTGCTGCCTACACCGGGATCAGCTCCAAATTCATCAAATATCTTTGCGAATACATCTTCCAAAGGAATAGAACCATCTTCGTCATGGGTATATATCGAAATCTCCTTCAAAATAGATACTCTGCTATTGGAATTCGCCACAAACCTCGATTTTTTGCCATCCAAGCTCTCCACAATAACTCCAGATCTTGTAGGACTTACAATTCGGAATAAACCTCCTTTACCCGAAATTGACGCTACCTCTGCTAAATTCATACGACTCAAAATTTCTTTTTAAACAATATATTTAATCGAATAATTCCGTTGCAATGCCTGCAAAAATATTCCTTTTCAATAGAATTCACTACTATTCGCATAAAAATATTAACTCGCAAGCATTTAGCTTCTGTCAGGACTTTATCGACTCGTTAATATCTCCAATAAAGTCCAGCAATTCGTCCCTGCCTGTCTTGGCCTCAGAAGAAGTGATGATATACTGAGGAAGCTCTTCCCATCTTTGCTTCAAAGCTTTCATGAAAGCAGCGACTCCTGATTGAACTTTGTTTTTTGTCAATTTATCCGCTTTGGTAAAGACTATGATAAAAGGTATTCCATACTCTCCCAATTGATCGATGAAATCCAAGTCTATCTGTTGCGGTGGAATTCTGCAATCTATCAATACAAACACGCAAGCTAAATTCTCGCGCGTAGTCAAATACCCTTTGGTCATTGGCTCCCACTCGCTTCTCAATGATTTCGAGACTTTCGCCCATCCATACCCCGGCAAATCAACCAAATACCAAGTGCCTTCATTGACTTTGAAATGATTGATCAACTGTGTTTTTCCAGGTTTGGAAGAGACTTTCGCCAACTTATTTCTTCCCAAGAGCATATTTATCAAAGAAGACTTGCCCACATTGGACCTTCCGATAAAAGCATATTCTGGCTCTCTGATTTTAGGACACTTCTTAAAATCAGAATTACTTATTAAAAACTCCGCAGAAACAATCTTCATTTGACTATATATTGATTTTCAACTCTTTTACTTGCGGGCAAATATCGTAATTCGCTTCTTCTTTATCAATTAAAAAAATACAAATCAGACTAATAATGCCCATGCAACTGAATTCAAAGCCCATAATTGGCTCTCATTCCATGCTATCAACCTAATTCCTTTCACTTTGTGTTTACCCTTGCTGTATTCGGAAGAGATTATATCATTTGATGAAAAATAATATCAATCCTATTCATGTACTAGTACTTAAAATATTCACATAAATCCCACCACATACTTTTAAACTTGTTTTTGAAGCAAATTACTTTCTATAAATAAGTAAATTTCATATATTTACTTCAACCATCTGAAAACCAAACCATTGATGGCATGGGGAAAAGATGACAAGATTTCATAATCGTATTCGAAGATGATAAAGAGAGCATTAGGATTATTTTTTTTCATATTGGCTTGCGTTGCGGCCAACACTTTATACGGGCAGACTATTGAGAAGGAAAAAACACCGGCTGAGCAACTTATCGAGTTGGCGGACGAGGTTTACCGTTCCACAAAGGTAATCTCCCAAGCCAGGGAAATGTATAAGCAAGCCGCTGACCTTGACCCTGAAAATGTTTATGCAAACTACATGACTGGTGATTTGTACTTGCAAACGATAAACAAAGACAGAGCTGCCAAATACTTGGTAAGAGTATATGAGCTTGACCCTGACTATAGTTTCGACATAGCATACAAGATTGGTTTAGCCTACCAATATGGTTATCAATTTGACTTGGCAGTAAAGTACTACAAGCGGTATTTAACAAAACTTGATAGAAACAGATCTTACAAAGGCTTGGACATGGTACCTCGCGAAGAGGTGGAAAGAAGAATTCGAGAGTGCGAAAACGCTGACGAATTCACTCAGCTTCCCAAAGAATACAACATTGTCAACCTTGGTTCGAAAATCAATTCCAATGCCCATGATTTCGCACCTGTGATCAATGCGGATGAAACTATGATGATCTTCACATCAAGAAGACAAGAAGACAATACTCACATTGATGTGGATGAAGACAATTTTTACTTTGAAGACATTTTCATCTCCAGAAAAATAAATGGCGAATGGCAATACGCTCAAAACATCGGCAATAAAATCAACACGATTTATCATGAATCAAATTTGGCTCTTAGTCCTGATGGAAAAACGCTTTTTGTTTACAGTCATGAGAATCGAGGCGATATATACTATTCAGAGGCGGACGAAAATGGAGAATGGAGCGAACCGAAGCCTCTTAAAGGCAAAGTAAACTCGCCTTTCTCCGAAACATCCGTATCTATATCCCCTGACGGAGAAACGCTTTACTTCGCAAGCGACAGATCCGAAGGATTGGGAGGTTTTGATATTTACAAAGCCACTAAAGACAGTAAAGGAAATTGGTCTAAAATCAGCAACCTTGGCAAACAAATAAATACTCCTTTTGACGAAGAAAGTCCATTTATCGACTATGATAATAAAACACTTTACTTTTCATCCAAAGGCAGAAAAGGCATGGGGGGATATGATATATTCAAAAGTGTTTACGATGAAGAAAACGATTCTTGGTCTGAGCCTGAAAATATGGGATACCCTATCAACACTCCAGACCATGATATTTACTTTGTAACGACCAAGGACAATAAAAGAGCTTATTTCGCCTCAGAAAGAGAAGGAGGCAAAGGATATACGGATATCTATATGGTGGAATTGGAACCTGAGAAAAAGGTTCTTGTTCAAAAAGCTGAAACCAATGATACTATCCCAACGCTAACATCGGTTAAGCCTGAATTAAGCCAACCAGAAGAAATCCCAGAATCTTCAGTGAAACTAGTTGTAAACATTATCCACAGGGATGAAGGTATCCCAATGGATACCAAACTCACGATCAAGAATATCAACTCGAATTTGACCAGGTATCCTAAACGCTTAGGAACTGGAAAATATGAATTCATTCTTAAGCCAAAAGAAGATTCACATTACTGGGTGACAGCTGAAAAAGACAAATATGTTTTTATAAGCGAGAAGCTTTTAATTTACAAGCCAAGAGCTGGAGAGCAAGACGAATTGGAAAAGACATTGTTCTTGACTCCTATTGAAGTTGGCGTGAAACGTGTTTTGAGAAATCTATACTTCACTCCAACAGGAGATGATATTGTCGAAGAATCCTATGCTGAGCTCAACAAGCTTGAGAAGCTATTATCAGAAAACCCTCGCATGAAAATAGAAATCGGAGGATACACTGATAATAATGAAGGAGGCAATGAAAGCGAACGTATCAAAATTTCGAAAAAGAGAGCTCAAAAAGTAGTCAACCACCTAGTGAGCTTGGGAGTGCCAAGCATAAAACTCAAATCAGCTGGTTATGGATCTAAAGACCCTATTGCCACAAATGACGATGAAACCGAAGGAAGAGAATTAAACCGAAGAGTTGAGTTCAAAATTCTGGAACTGTAAAACTTATTACTTACAAAATAACTGAAGCGTCAAGGGCCTGCCTTGACGCTTTTTTGTTTCATGGTATTAGACAAAACTGGCCAAAGTTATCAAACCTTTAATTTGTGTTATGAGAATAATTTATCAAAAAAAGGATTACCATAAAACTTGGGTTTAAGATTCTTTTTAAGCTAAAAAAGTGCATAAAAGTAAATTAAAATTAACTATAATTAATTAAAATAGCTTAAAATAAAAAAAAGGACTTAAATTAAGTTAATTAATTCTCAAACTTAATTTAAAATCACTATGATTAAAAGTCTACACAGGATTGTACTTTTAGTGATATTAAGCTGTTTCAGCCATATCAAACTAAGTGCTCAAACCAGTGATGCCCCCAAACCCTGCAAAGCCGATGAAATCAACTCTTCATTGGTCACAGAAATTCATCAATCCAGAAAAGCAGCCGATGCTGAACCTTGGTACCCTGATGATCCACGACTCAATGGTAAATATATCATCCCTACAGTTTTTCACATTTTTGGCACCGACTTCGAAGGCAGAACATTGGATATTGCCAAAATCGAAGAGGCTTTAGATCTTTCAAATCAAGATTTTCAAGGCTTAAGACCGGACTTCGCCAATATCATGGCAGAATTTCAAGGGATCAAAGAAGCAATGAATATAGAATTTCGACTTGCAAAGCTAGACCCTGACGGCAATCCTACATCAGGTGTGACTTTCAACCCTGTCGAGAAAGGGTTTGGCCATGGCGGAGGGTATGACAACCAAATAAGAAAGTATGCTTGGGACAATAAAAAGTACATGAATGTATACATCTTATTGGATCTATATAATGACGGTGATTATGGTAATTCAGGGGTAGCTTGGCTTCCAGACATGGGCATGACCAACGCAAACACAGCTCGTGTTGTCTATAATGGCAAATATGTTGGCACAAACACAAGTGAAAACTTTCGTTCAGTATTAACTCATGAATTTGGCCATTATCTAGGCTTAAGACATACCTTCAATGGCGGATGCGAGACTTTCAATTCTGACGATGGAGTTGAAGACACTCCTAAAAAGGGCAATAGCTCCAGAAAAGAAAAAAGCTCTAAAAATTGCCTTGGTGAAACCTTGAACGTTGAAAACTTCATGGACTACACTAACTATTACGCTATGTTCACAAGAGGTCAAGTTGGTAGAATGACTGGCTCTTCATATGGACTTCGACATGAAGCTAGAATCACACTATGGCAATATGACAATTTGGTTGCAACCGGAGTAGTGGATGACTTTAAACTTGGGAAACACTTGGTTTACACAGGCTCTTTATTCAATGAAGTATTCATGAACGACGGAGCGATAGAGAACAGTATCAGCATTGATGCGAGAGAAGAATTGGAGTTTGCCAAAACAGGAATATTAAATTCAGGTGCGGACTATACGCTAACTAATGTTCCTGCGGGACTGACTGCTCAACTTACAGTCAACTCAAGCACCAATGCTACATTGACATTGACAGGCAAAGCTGAAGCTCATGCCAATAGCGATAAAGTGGATCAAATGACGCTTACTTTCTTAGCGCCATCCTTGAATACGCCTATTGATGACGTATACAACCCTTCAAATGACAAGATAAAAATATCATTCTTGGATCCTTATACTTCTTATTGCGTGCCTTCCACTCAATTTGGCACATTCTATAGTCACATAACCGGTGTTCAATTAAAAACTATCGATTCAAACACTGGAAACACTGGATATGAGGATTTCACAAAATCATTTGTGACAAGCGCTAAAACAGGCGAAAGTCTTGACCTCACTATAAAAATGAACAAAGGAACTTCTGGTAACAATGATACTAATGTGGTGAGAGTATGGGCGGATTGGAATCAAAACTTTATTTATGAGGAAAATGAAAGGCTTACTTCACAGGAATATGTTCTAGGAAACGTTGTGGATGACAATGGCGATTTTATCCATACTATGAATATTACAGTGCCGGATAATGTAGAAAAAGGAACAGTTGGCTTAAGAGTTATGGTTCATTATAAAAACAATAATGATGGAGCAAACCCTTGTGAAAACTATGAAACCGGTGAAGTAGAAGATTATGGTATATTAATTATTCCTTCCGATGCCCCTTTTGCCGCGGACTTTGTATTCGGGCCAGAAGAAGTTATTTTCGCAGACCCTGTAAGTTTTACAGATATTTCAACCGCTCCAGCTGGAATTGATATTGTAAAATGGGAATGGTCGTTCCCTGGCGGAGAACCTTCTTCTCATGTAGGACAGATTCCTCCAAAAGTATATTATAAGGCTGAAGGCACTTACAGCGCTACGCTAAAAGTGACAAACAGCAATGACGAAACAGATGAAGTCACTAAAGAAAATATAATCAAAGCCAAGTTTGAATATTGCGATCCTAATATCCGGTACGGAACTTACACGGGGATTACTCAAGTAAAATTTGGAGAAATTGACAATACAACCAATAGAGAGGCAAGACATACTGATTACTTTAATTCACAAGTAACAGAGTTGAAAACCGGAGAAACCTATCCGCTTACCATTAAAGTAAACAAAGGCAACTCTGGGGAAAAGGACTACAATCGTATCCAAGTCTGGATAGACTGGAATTACAATAGCGCTTTTGACGATGATGAGCTGGTTGAAAGCCATGAATTTAAAATTGCCAATGTAAATGCTCAGGGAGATTATACATACACTTCCAGTGTCACTGTTCCTCTTGGCGCCGAAATTCAAAAAGTAGGAATGAGAGTAATGGTCCACTACGTTCAAAACAGCGAAGGCGACAAGCCATGCGATACCGTTGACAGTGGTGAAATTGAAGACTATGGAATCAATATCACCAAAGGTACTCAAGAATTCACTGCCAATTTTGAAGCGGATCAAACAGCTCCATTACCAAACGCTCCCGTGACTTTCAGCGATATCTCTGAAGTAAGCAATGGAGTAACAATCACTAATTGGGAATGGACGTTTGAAAATGGCGAACCAGCTAACTATTCGGGACAAGTTCCTCCTGCTATTTCTTATTCAGATGAAGGTAATTTTGATGTAAGTCTTACGGTAACTACTTCTGATGGACAAATTAAGACGATTACAAAAGAAGACTATATCAGAGTCGCTTATGTGCTATGCGAAACAGACTCAAAGTGGGGCGGCTACGCCTTTGTCAAAAATGTGAATATAGGAATCATTGACAATACTACAACCAACTCCAACGCATATACCAATTACCGAAACGACTTCTCGACAAACGTCAAAATTGGCGATGAAATACCGCTTTCTATAACTGTCAATACAGGAAATCTTGGAGACGGAGACCTTGTCTTGGTGAGAGTCTGGGCAGATTGGAATTACAATGCTATTCTTGAAGACAATGAGCAATTGCTTTTGAATGAGTTTGCATCGCCTGCAAAAAATCAGGATCAAATTTTCAATGCTGATATTACCGTTCCTGACAATGCCGCTATTGGAAAAACTATTGCTTTAAGAGTTCTTACCAATTATAAAAGAAATAATGAGGGAGCAAACGGATGCGGAACAGTTGACAGTGGAGAAAGCGAAGATTATGGCTTGAATATCATAGATGAATCTATCAATTTGGTACCAGACTTTATCGCGGATAATATGTCGCCGGTATTGGATACTAAAGTCCAATTCTCGGATATGACCTTATTTTATAATAATGTAAGCGGATCTAATTGGGAATGGACCTTTGAAGGTGGAGAGCCTGAGTCATTTTCAGGACAAAATCCTCCAGCTATTCATTATAAAACTCTTGGAGACTATTCCGTTACTCTTGAAGTCACAGGTTCTAATGGAGACATTGAAACTATTACTAAAGACAACTTCATCAGTGTAATAGAATACAAATTTTGCGAACCTAGATCATCTTATTGGGGATATGGTCATATAGATAATGTGAAAATTGGAACTATAGACCAATCAAACGGCAATACGAATCAATACAATAACTTTATCGATAGCCATAATATAGATATCAAAGCAGGTGAAACCATACCTTTGACGATCACAGCCAATACCGGCAACTCGGGAGAAGGCGATGCAATCCGTATCATCGCATGGGCTGACTGGAACTACAACAGCGTATTTGAAAAAAGCGAAGAAGTTGGCGTGAAAGATTTCACTTCAAGCGCACAAAATGCCACAGAAGAATTCACTGTTGACTTGAGAGCTCCTGAAGATGCTGCTATAGGCAGAAGAGTTGCTTTAAGGGTAATGGTTCATTATCTGGATAAAGAAAAAGAAGCTTGCGACAACCTAGACAGCGGAGAAGTGGAAGATTATGGATTGAACATCAAACGCAGCAACGAAGTTGTTCTCTCTGTTGATGCAAATGACAGCAACATTAGCATCTTTCCAAACCCAACTTCAGGGATCGTGAATATTAATGCAATAGGCGAGACATTGATTGAAGTCCACACTTTGGATGGTCAGCAAATCATTGAAAAGCAAAAGTCTCAAAAAATCGATTTATCAGATCAGCCTCAAGGCATCTATATTTTGAAAATTCAATCAGCGAATAAAAGCTCTGTATTCAGACTAATAAAGCTATAAACTAAAATATAGCTAAAATAAAAAAGAGACTGCGTTATCAACGCAGTCTCTTTTTTATTCATGAAAAATATACTAATAAAAGACTATTCTTCAATCTTAATGATCCCAAGATCCTGAAGCTGAACATCGTCCACGGCTGAAGGAGCGTCAATCATCACATCTCTACCAGAAGTATTCTTAGGGAATGCTATATAATCTCTGATAGATTCCGTTCCTCCGAACATCGCGCATAACCTGTCGAAGCCAAAAGCTATACCACCATGTGGAGGAGCTCCATACTCAAATGCTTCCATCAAGAAGCCAAATTGCTCTTTCGCTTCTTCTTCAGTAAATCCAAGATGCTTAAACATCAATGCTTGAGTGGACTTGTCGTGGATACGAATAGAACCTCCACCGATTTCAACTCCATTGATCACCAAATCATAAGCATTGGCTCTTACATCACCAGGATTGGTATCCAACAATGGAATATCCTCAGCCTTCGGCGAAGTGAAAGGGTGGTGCATAGCATGGAATCTCTTGCTTTCCTCATCCCACTCCAACAATGGGAAGTTCACTACCCATAGAGGCTTATACTCTTCAGGCTTTCTCAAACCTAGCTCATCACCCATCTTCAATCTCAAGACATTCATCTGGTTTCTTACTTTGCCAGTATCTCCTGAAAGCACCAATAACAAATCGCCCGGCTGAGCCTCCGATTTCTTAGCCCATTCAGCTAGTTGCTCTTGCGTGAAGAACTTATCTACAGAAGATTTGAACGAACCGTCTTCATTGCACTTTACATATACCAAGCCTTTGGCTCCTACTTGAGGAGTTTTGACAAAGTTAGTCAACCCGTCCAATTGTTTTCTTGTATATGAAGCACATCCAGGCACTCTAATGCCAACAACCAATTCAGCTTCGTCAAATACTTTAAATCCTTTCTCTTTCGCTACATCATTCAACTCAACGAACTCCATCCCGAAGCGAATATCAGGCTTATCTGAACCGTAAAGCCTCATAGCGTCAGCATATTCCATTCTTTGGAAATCCTCGATCTCAACACCTTTCACATTCTTGAAAAGGTATTTAGTCATTCCCTCGAACAAATTCAAAATATCCTCTTGCTCGATGAATGCCATTTCGCAGTCTATCTGAGTAAATTCCGGCTGACGATCAGCTCTCAAATCCTCATCTCTGAAGCACTTTACGATCTGAAAATATCTATCAAAACCAGATACCATAAGCAACTGCTTGAAGGTCTGCGGCGACTGAGGCAATGCGTAAAATTCTCCTTTATTCAATCTCGAAGGCACTACAAAGTCTCTAGCACCTTCAGGCGTTGATTTGATCAACACTGGAGTCTCAACTTCGATAAATTCTTTTTGATCCAAATAATCTCTTACCGCACGCATCATCTTGTGACGAAGCTGAAGCTTCTCTCTCACAGGATTTCTTCTCAAATCCAAATAACGATACTTCATCCTAAGATCTTCTCCGCCATCCGTCTCATCTTCGATCTTGAAAGGAGGAATATGCGAACTGTTCAAAATCGTCAAGTCGCTGACAAAGATTTCAACCTCGCCTGTTGGCATTTTATCATTCATAGATTCTCTTTGAATAACCTCGCCAGTAGCCTGAATGACAAACTCTCTTCCCAATTCTCTAGCCTTGTCAAGAATTTGAGATGCCGTCTTTCCTTCTTCAAAAGAAAGCTGAGTAACTCCCCATCTGTCTCTCAAATCAACCCATAGCATTCCACCTTTATCTCTTGAGCGTTGCACCCAACCGCTTAGCGTCACTTGCTCTCCAATATTAGCGGCGCGCAATTCGCCGCAATTATGCGTTCTGAACATGATTTATATCTGTTTATATTTCTCTTATTTCACTATAATTACATGAATCCTATTATCTGTAAATTTAAGAATTGTTTTCATTTCTAACCCAAAGGATCATGTTTTTATCAACTTTTAGAATCTTATGGGAACAAATCATATTTTCATGCTATCAAAACACTTAATTTTGTCCAATAACCGACCAAAACTATAAACTTAACCTAGTCTATATCTTCAAAATATGTGAAAACAATTTAGGCCAAGGTCTTATTTTCTTACTAAATCATCACACTAAAAATTTCATCAAATGGATATCCCAGAAAAATTTCGAGCACTGAGAGTACAAGAGCAAGATGGAAAATATATTACCCAGATCGAAGAAATGGAAACTTCGTCTTTGCCTGAGCATGATACTATCATAAAAGTATATTTTTCGTCCTTGAATTATAAAGACGCACTTTCAGCTTCCGGCAACAAAGGGGTTACCAAGAACTTCCCACACACTCCGGGCATAGACGCCGCAGGTATCGTCCTCAAGACAAATAGTGACAACTTTAAAGTTGGAGACGAAGTGCTAGTAACTGGGTACGACTTGGGTATGAATACCCCTGGAGGTTATGGAGAACTGATAAGCGTTCCTTCCCAATGGGCTACAAAACTTCCTGCGGGCATGAATATGCGAGAAAGCATGATCTACGGCACAGCAGGTCTTACAGCGGGGCTATCCATTGACAAGCTTATCAGAGCCGGCGTAAAACCTGAAAATGGTCCTGTATTGGTAACCGGAGCTTCCGGAGGCGTTGGTTCCGTGGCGGTAGCAATATTGAGCGCTCTTGGGTATGAAACGTTCGCTAGCAGTGGCAAAAAATCCGCTGAAGACTTCCTAAAGAAAGTGGGAGCCAAAGAGATTATCTCTCGTGACAGTCTGCTTGAAAATGCCAACCGTCCTTTGCTTAAAGAACAGTGGGCTGGCGTTGTTGACACTTGTGGTGGTGAAATACTTGCCTCAGTATTAAAGTCTTGCAAATACAGCGGGTCGGTTACCACTTGCGGCTTAGTTAGTGGCATGAACTTAAACACAACCGTTTTCCCATTTATTCTAAGAGATGTGAACTTATTGGGCATTGATTCTGTTGAATTGCCTCTTGAAAGAAAAGTTACCATCTGGAATAAATTGGCCCATGATTGGTCAAGCGAAAAACTTGAGTCATTAGCAACATACTGCACCTTGGAAGAGCTTCCTAAATATATAGATGAAATTCTGAAAGGCCAGATTCAAGGCCGTGTAGTCGTTGACTTGCATTCATAAATTTTAAAATAGCTTCAGGCTTGTACTTGAAGCTATTTCTTTATGATTTTAAATGCTTTTCTTTCTCCATCAATAATTATTGACAACATGTAGATTCCTGGCTTCAAAGTGCTCACATCTACGAATAATTTATTTTTATTATAAGATGTCGAAACTTTCTGCACATTGCCGATGACATTGACCAAAGCGATTGAAGCAATTGCATCCCTTTCCACTCCTTCGATCGTAAGAAATTTTTCAACTGGATTTGGATATACCTTGAGCTTTTTCTTGCTATCAATTCCAGTATTTGGGTCTTTCAACACACCTAAAGACATGGTCGAAGAAGCACTCTTGCCAGCTCTATTAATTACCAATAAACTTGCATCATACATTCCCTCAGCTGAAAAGTTAACCGTTACAAGTCCGCTCTCATCTTCTATAATTTCGCCAAAATCAAAACTCCATTCATAGCTATGATTCATATTATGCTGAACTTGAAATTGAGCAGGATCATTAACAAATATCTCACTCTGAAGCATCGTGAATTCACTTATTGGCAGATCATCAACATTAACTATTTTGACTATTGAATCTTCGCCTGCTTTATTTATCGCAGTTAATCTTACTTCGTAAGAACCGGAGTTTTCAAATTCTCTCTCCAAATGCTTATCATCACTGATCATTTGACCATCTATAAACCAAAGATATTCTTCGGAACTGTTTATCGTTAAGTTTTCAAATTCAATATAATCTCCAACAGTAACCCACTTTCCATCTTCCCAATCAAAATCAGCGATTGGCTTAAATAGCACTTGCTCGCAAGAAACTTTCGCTTTCCATCCGGGCTCAACAGTCTGATTGCTTTGATCACTAACAAACCTAAATGTAAGAGCGCCTGTTGCGTCTGACGACCTTACCAAGCCAGGACTCTCACTACCACAATATCTGCCAATCAGTTTCGATGCTGTATTTGGCCCATCATATATTTCCAAATAATCCTTATTGCAATCATTCGAATACTCTATATTGAATTCTTCAAAATCTATGGTCAAAACACTTAACTCATTTTTTGGATATAAAGTGACTACCTCATCCAAAAAACCTGAATATTCATCGTCAAATCCATTATCATAAAAATACCCACCACATACATTCATTTCAGAATAGCTCTGCCCTATAGCAAACTGGTCAGTCACTTGAATATAATCGCTAACTTCGTGAGAGTCTTCTTTTCCATCTCCTTTCACTGTAAGCTTGACATTGAAATTTCCTAATTCGTTATATACTATATTTATCGGATTTTCTTCCATTGACTCTTCAACAGTCGCCCCAGAAAAATTCCATCGATAATCATCCACTATACTTTTAGAAGATTCATTCAACAAATGATTAAAGTCAACACTTCCTCCAACAGGTATAATTTGCCTGTTGGATTCAAAAAATGCCTTCAGAGATTGAGGTTGATCCACACATGAAATGTTCGCGCTAAAGCTTTCCATTTCTGGAAATGAAATAAATTGATCCGAATAATAAACTATAGTCAATGCACCATATGAATTCAAAGCAATGATCGATTCTGGAATTTCCTCACCGCAATACTTTCCAATCAATGGAGCGTTCATATCAACACCATCATAAATCATAACATACTCGGACTCGCAGTTTTCACTATCTGTTAATAAAAACTTGTCAAAATCAAGCTTA
The Aureibacter tunicatorum DNA segment above includes these coding regions:
- a CDS encoding DUF5606 domain-containing protein, with protein sequence MNLAEVASISGKGGLFRIVSPTRSGVIVESLDGKKSRFVANSNSRVSILKEISIYTHDEDGSIPLEDVFAKIFDEFGADPGVGSTSSNEELRSFMLHILPDHDQERVYFSDIKKLVSWYKILLNIDAEAFVKKAEDNEASEESEEESN
- the yihA gene encoding ribosome biogenesis GTP-binding protein YihA/YsxC; translated protein: MKIVSAEFLISNSDFKKCPKIREPEYAFIGRSNVGKSSLINMLLGRNKLAKVSSKPGKTQLINHFKVNEGTWYLVDLPGYGWAKVSKSLRSEWEPMTKGYLTTRENLACVFVLIDCRIPPQQIDLDFIDQLGEYGIPFIIVFTKADKLTKNKVQSGVAAFMKALKQRWEELPQYIITSSEAKTGRDELLDFIGDINESIKS
- a CDS encoding OmpA family protein → MIKRALGLFFFILACVAANTLYGQTIEKEKTPAEQLIELADEVYRSTKVISQAREMYKQAADLDPENVYANYMTGDLYLQTINKDRAAKYLVRVYELDPDYSFDIAYKIGLAYQYGYQFDLAVKYYKRYLTKLDRNRSYKGLDMVPREEVERRIRECENADEFTQLPKEYNIVNLGSKINSNAHDFAPVINADETMMIFTSRRQEDNTHIDVDEDNFYFEDIFISRKINGEWQYAQNIGNKINTIYHESNLALSPDGKTLFVYSHENRGDIYYSEADENGEWSEPKPLKGKVNSPFSETSVSISPDGETLYFASDRSEGLGGFDIYKATKDSKGNWSKISNLGKQINTPFDEESPFIDYDNKTLYFSSKGRKGMGGYDIFKSVYDEENDSWSEPENMGYPINTPDHDIYFVTTKDNKRAYFASEREGGKGYTDIYMVELEPEKKVLVQKAETNDTIPTLTSVKPELSQPEEIPESSVKLVVNIIHRDEGIPMDTKLTIKNINSNLTRYPKRLGTGKYEFILKPKEDSHYWVTAEKDKYVFISEKLLIYKPRAGEQDELEKTLFLTPIEVGVKRVLRNLYFTPTGDDIVEESYAELNKLEKLLSENPRMKIEIGGYTDNNEGGNESERIKISKKRAQKVVNHLVSLGVPSIKLKSAGYGSKDPIATNDDETEGRELNRRVEFKILEL